A stretch of Toxoplasma gondii ME49 chromosome V, whole genome shotgun sequence DNA encodes these proteins:
- a CDS encoding peptidyl-prolyl cis-trans isomerase (encoded by transcript TGME49_283850), with translation MGGTCEEASSHAHSHSCCGSGSDKVDVDPASIVDAGEEISSGDKGVFKKILKEGDGPQPQPGEEVVVHYTGTLLDGTKFDSSRDRDSPFKFIIGEGQVIRGWDLGVMKMKRGERAMLTIQPDYGYGASGSPPVIPPNSVLKFDVELLDSHPKPKDKWEMNVGEKLEGANAEKERGNEAFKKGGYAEAAAAYREGLDFFSFTENWTDEEREQQKRLELPLRLNLATCCNRLGEFSEAIEQTTKALEMDPESSKGWYRRGVARMAVGQLDEARHDFVQAAKLDPKNVEIRRELEKCKKKIEEVRAKEKSAFGNIFKKVDLYTEKQGVRNVSKCPKVYMDIKVGDNAPKRVVFALYNDTVPKTAENFRALCTGEKGEGKKGKPLCFKNSLFHRVIPGFMMQGGDFTNGDGTGGESIYGPQFNDEKFVDQHTGRGQLSMANCGPNTNSSQFFITFGPAPHLDGKHVVFGEVVEGQDVLDEVEDVETDKSNDRPKQDVQIVDCGEVKC, from the exons ATGGGGGGAACGTGTGAGGAAGCGAGCAGCCATGCTCACAGCCACTCCTGCTGCGGCAGCGGCTCTGACAAAGTCGACGTAGATCCCGCGAGCATCGTCGACGCCGGAGAAGAGATCTCTtcaggagacaaaggcgtCTTCAAAAAAATCCTTAAAGAGGGAGATGGCCCCCA ACCGCAGCCCGGCGAAGAGGTCGTCGTCCACTACACAGGAACTTTGCTCGATGGCACAAAGTTTGACTCCTCGA GAGACCGAGACAGTCCTTTCAAATTCATCATCGGCGAGGGCCAGGTGATCCGTGGCTGGGATTTGGGAGTGatgaagatgaagagaggcgaacgcgcCATGCTg ACCATCCAGCCGGACTATGGCTACGGCGCCTCGGGGTCTCCGCCAGTCATCCCTCCCAACTCTGTCCTGAAG TTCGACGTGGAGCTGCTGGACAGCCACCCGAAGCCGAAGGACAAATGGGAGATGAATGTGGGGGAGAAACTCGAGGGTGCGAatgcggagaaggagaggggaaaCGAGGCTTTCAAGAAAGGCGGCTACgcagaggcagcggcggCCTACCGTGAGGGTCTcgactttttctccttcacgGAAAATTGGACcgacgaagagcgcgagCAGCAGAAACGTTTGGAGTTGCCTCTCCGCCTGAACCTCGCCAC GTGCTGCAACCGCCTGGGCGAGTTCTCTGAAGCCATCGAGCAAACGACGAAGGCGCTTGAGATGGACCCG GAAAGCAGCAAAGGCTGGTACCGGCGCGGGGTTGCTCGCATGGCTGTAGGCCAGCTGGATGAGGCTCGTCATGACTTTGTGCAGGCGGCGAAACTGGATCCGAAAAACGTGGAAATTCGacgagaactggagaag TgcaagaagaagatcgaGGAGGTCCGCGCTAAGGAGAAATCGGCTTTCGGAAACATCTTCAAGAAAGTTGATCTGTACACAG agaaacaaggagTCCGCAACGTATCCAAATGCCCCAAGGTGTACATGGACATCAAAGTCGGCGACAATGCGC CAAAGCGAGTCGTCTTCGCCCTGTACAACGACACTGTCCCGAAGACAGCCGAGAACTTCCGCGCACTGTGCACAG gagagaagggtgaaggaaagaagggcaAGCCTTTGTGCTTTAAGAATTCGCTTTTCCACCGAGTCATCCCCGGATTCATGATGCAAGGTGGAGACTTCACAAATGGCGACGGCACTGGTGGAGAGTCGATCTACGGCCCTCAGTTCAACG ACGAGAAATTCGTCGACCAGCACACAGGCAGAGGCCAGCTGTCCATGGCGAACTGCGGCCCGAACACGAACTCGTCGCAGTTCTTCATCACCTTCGGACCTGCGCCGCATCTCGACGG CAAACATGTTGTCTTTGGCGAAGTTGTTGAGGGACAGGACGTCCTCGACGAAGTGGAAGACGTGGAGACCGACAAGAGCAACGATCGGCCGAAG caAGACGTCCAGATTGTCGATTGCGGCGAAGTGAAATGCTGA
- a CDS encoding GATA zinc finger domain-containing protein (encoded by transcript TGME49_283840), translating into MEKSTERAREEKAREKDEHSKGGHSIQPAPETFSFATEMNVREGEKEREEDKEQEHENKEEQEERSGQQREREEQIERATEEVEEEEDRGNNRVAEGKTAMSPWSQNAPCAFEERLEAPRRDAILLSSDSSLSSPSVSVSLCVVSPSSRLPPSSSCSVKTGESNSSSEAAGALSLPNSDQNAPRNFDSDKSSSLLNERREAHLGETETEKRDRTAREMSAPSTLGAREQSAETETDKNEAETEERRDAPGDRCEGEEERRGSDKRAKGEERKAREGSGEEKDERQKKKQRSIRNERENVADREATEKGTGDGEEARKPRTGGQRDKEESEVTQKIEATSKTQKTTERANEEERDAERNQGTKADTAEDEEGNVSSSPVVSNPLPPDLASSRLGSSALSSPSLPSASSSSPSSSASLSSSASSASSASSSCCPLSSSCAQSKTPKRGEVEAAEAGEPQLPAPARRQGVDMEIQTETACASSPGLENPFSSFSAKRDVSDEDLLNLCTKFIHLRSELVRLFSQASTPDLALSMLPSVPATGTGSLVSGAQEDRERGAAFEGLGQGASGCEETVPKRSASQGERKRQREEAEEDSRNLDGEGERTASASFARVSEERSVLSSFLSPEKGDTGREGPCVSPLRPRAEKQLELDDATEATCGRKGRRRSRRAGSLQRDSAGRFEKACSRVAACEVKKLKSQTASWEEARRLVSSRIENPAFLAAELAGSWADPLTPEKKKFSDVHRLKKIQPLFTDREAEKSATDGEKERRPLNGGHGERRHSERREGRAEREEKQEKRLSSSLPRMHFAGEKNTFSRRMSCDSTLPSQVGVCLRREDSLRRSLSEKKQSDTADVHPTRRASVSSPHPSALEALAPCLASSPRSLRRRASLSRLQQTPVFSASEKKSHRPAITSGASSLSSSSGGREENPRDRKSRQRFPSPFLSSPFLPPLLSPDVFSPSAVFPVHSALVHARESPEEATLSSSSSASSSSSVSSLASSLSLFSHGLAPQPPGRELRSPQSACLSSFEEAFEDGDLFLCSSTPCEAFPSPSSTSLEREDLTRRLLSGSVEGKRTSASPAASETPHTPDSGPAAGLRGRSFANKPPTEELRGDQEGRRRRKRDTVTAVADEGDRLCGRTDESRPQTQGEGPERSTEKKDAGEEREYIDEKDERGKTEDRGKQEDREGRLGLRVSSSSRKRTAAILENLLSDSCPSFFSERKRKILDPWSLSPEKKKAPEEKRRGARARDSEADPGSVALFSSSKKRRNLSVAAEGDRDGEAGGEGETELCIFTTSQESSQAPEEGRKRDLEREERSENSSEGSERDGFPTSCLHFARAFPESGPTSLSPFDRNANESNRTSPHPSCLLSPFLAARAAISPPPASPQGLRPDLSADLLRGHLRGEGPPGEWPSFPTNTSGKKQSLFSPVPPSPSSSSSASLLPPFFETVYAVSSSRPQNGQRPLADESSAGVSPVSPVSETTGAPKRAQEDLRSSGEAVAVRSGRRKKQEAVVGALNSRGEKSDRNVSLSGLQNPTQSSAALGKAQRYVHSASQREALTRFSPDVASEASRDSSHAFSLSWGSSEASVTFPAVDRGPQDASVSALPAAARFCPPSALREGEGKLELQKSLSLTEGARALKKGAKGCMDSLHGSFASSSCVGTKTLASPFSKRGPFASENRFAPHLSPGACLRENNGDENSLRGPSSGSLFGLEEDFMSPFLCVGNPPNSAVGPETDRREKRGEKSEEASQQGEREAAAFAAEPCFKGTRGKSRGEAFPGAMRTRRGTALHATRSESRRKVQETGDWTLFPGAPSPAEASLSGRQAKGREAERSSFFFQNPAGEQALPGDACVHSENSNSVAARGVEVEERALSAASAAASLGSSSERPAAHGTRRDARRTKTGGTQRGGGRGREGANSCRLCKARHTPQWRYLDGLPVCNACYMRARKRQQIATGQRKPVSLLLSGFTAAETSSSAALSSLSATLPSVREAHSPHPAGPPSASGNSFPEAA; encoded by the coding sequence ATGGAGAAATCCACGGAAAGGGcgcgggaagagaaggcgagagagaaggacgaacaCTCCAAAGGGGGTCACTCTATCCAGCCTGCCCCAGAGACTTTCAGCTTCGCAACGGAAATGAACgtgagagaaggagagaaagagagagaagaagacaaggaacaGGAACAtgagaacaaggaagaacaagaagaaagatcaggacaacagagagagagagaagaacagataGAACGAGCAACcgaggaagtggaagaagaagaagatcgagGAAACAACAGAGTTGCGGAAGGCAAAACTGCCATGTCGCCGTGGTCACAGAATGCGCCGTGCGCTTTTGAGGAGAGACTCGAAGCGCCTCGGAGAGACGCAATCCTTTTGTCTTCGgactcctctctttcctctccttcagtctctgtctctttgtgtgtcgtctcgccttcctcgcgtcttcctccctcgtcCTCTTGTTCTGTGAAAACAGGTGAGAGCAACTCCTCTTCAGAGGCCGCGGGCGCGCTTTCCCTCCCGAACTCGGACCAAAACGCTCCCCGGAACTTCGACAGCGATAAatcttcctcgctgctcAACGAAAGAAGGGAGGCACATctcggagaaacagaaacggagaaacgagaccGGACAGCTCGTGAGATGTCTGCTCCCTCGACCCTTGGAGCGCGTGAGCaaagtgcagagacagagacagacaagaatgaggcagaaacagaggagaggagagacgccccCGGAGACAGgtgcgagggagaagaggaaagaagaggaagcgacaagagagcaaagggagaggagagaaaagcaagagagggaagcggtgaagagaaggacgaaaggcagaagaaaaaacaacgtTCGATACGaaatgagagagagaatgtagcagacagagaagcaactgagaagggaactggagacggcgaagaagcgcggaagCCGCGAACGGGGGGAcagcgagacaaagaggagagcgaagtcACGCAGAAGATCGAGGCGACAAGCAAAACACAAAAGACAACAGAACGTgccaacgaagaagaaagagacgccgagaggaATCAGGGAACGAAAGCCGATAcagctgaagacgaagaaggcaatgtttcttcttcacctgtcGTTTCTAATCCTCTTCCTCCCGATCTAGCCTCCTCAAGACTCGGGTCGTCTGCCCTGTCTTCTCCTAGtctcccctctgcttcttcgtcttcgccttcctcgtctgcaagcctctcgtcttctgcttcttctgcttcttctgcttcttcgtcttgttgTCCTTTGTCGTCGTCCTGCGCCCAGTCGAAGACTccaaagagaggcgaggtcGAGGCTGCCGAAGCTGGCGAGCCTCAGCTTCCGGCGCCGGCAAGGCGCCAAGGCGTTGACATGGAAATCCAGAccgagactgcatgcgcgtcgtcGCCAGGACTCGAGAAtccgttctcctctttctctgcgaagagagacgtgAGTGACGAAGACCTCCTCAATCTCTGCACGAAGTTCATTCATCTCCGCTCCGAGctcgttcgcctcttctcccagGCTTCGACGCCAGACCTTGCCCTCTCGATGCTGCCCAGTGTCCCTGCTACCGGCACCGGCTCGTTGGTCTCTGGAGCGCAAGAGGACCGCGAGCGCGGCGCAGCTTTCGAGGGCCTAGGCCAAGGCGCGAGCGGTTGCGAAGAGACAGTTCCGAAGCGCAGCGCCTCGCAAGGCgagcggaagagacagcgggagGAGGCCGAGGAGGATTCGCGGAACCTtgacggcgaaggcgagagaacggcgagcGCGTCCTTCGCTCGGGTctcggaagagagaagcgtcctttcttcttttctctctccagagaaaggggacaccgggagagaaggtccgtgcgtgtctcctctgaggccgagagcggagaaacaGCTCGAGCTCGACGATGCGACGGAAGCGACCTGTGGCCGCAAAGGCCGCAGACGCAGCCGGAGGGCGGGCAGCTTGCAGCGAGACTCGGCAGGGCGCTTCGAGAAAGCATGCAGTCGCGTCGCAGCGTGCGAagtgaagaagctgaagagtcAAACGGCTTCCTGGGAAGAGgcgcgtcgtctcgtctcctcccgcATCGAGAACCCCGCGTTTCTGGCCGCGGAGCTGGCAGGCAGCTGGGCCGACCCTCTGACtcctgaaaagaagaaattCTCCGACGTCCACCGACTCAAGAAGATTCAGCCTCTCTTCACAGACCGCGAGGCCGAAAAATCGGCGAcagacggcgagaaagagaggcgaccTCTGAACGGCGGTCAcggcgaaaggagacacagtgAGAGGCGCGAGGGGAGAGCGgagcgcgaagagaagcaagagaagcgcctgtcgtcttccctgccgcgcatgcacttcgCTGGTGAAAAAAATACGTTCAGTCGAAGAATGTCCTGTGACTCGACTCTTCCCTCTCAGGTGGGGGTCTGCCTTCGACGCGAAGATTCTTTGCgacgttctctctctgaaaagaaacagagcgaCACTGCAGATGTCCATCCGACTCGCCGcgcctccgtttcttctcctcaccCAAGCGCCTTGGAGGCCCTTGCTCCctgtctcgcgtcttcccctCGGAGCCTCCGTCGGCgagcttctctgtctcggttGCAACAGAcgcctgtcttctccgcgtctgAGAAGAAATCCCACAGGCCTGCGATAACCTCCGGCGCGAGTTCActgtcctcctcttctggaGGTCGAGAAGAGAATCCGAGGGACCGCAAGTCTCGCCAGCGCTTCCCCTCgccgttcctttcttcgcctttcctccccCCCCTCCTCTCCCCCGACGTTTTTTCGCCCTCAGCCGTCTTTCCAGTCCACTCAGCTCTCGTTCACGCTCGAGAAAGtccagaggaagcgacgctctcctcttcttcttctgcttcttcctcgtcttctgtgtcttctcttgcgtcttctctttcgttgtTCTCCCATGGACTCGCCCCGCAACCGCCGGGCCGCGAGTTGCGGTCCCCACAgagcgcctgtctctcgtcctttgAGGAGGCGTTCGAAGACGGGGATTTGTTTCTGTGTTCCTCGACGCCATGCGAAGCGtttccctcgccttcctcgacttcgctCGAGCGCGAAGACCTCacgcggcgtctcctctcgggGTCTGTcgaggggaagagaacgagCGCGTCGCCTGCCGCGTCGGAGACACCCCACACACCCGACTCGGGACCTGCCGCAGGCCTTCGAGGGCGCAGCTTCGCGAACAAGCCACCCACAGAGGAGCTGCGAGGAGACCAAGAAGGCAGACGCCGGCGTAAACGAGACACGGTAACCGCAGTGGCCGACGAGGGAGACCGTCTCTGTGGCAGGACAGACGAGTCCCGACCGCAGACGCAAGGCGAGGGTCCTGAGAGAAgcacggagaaaaaagatgcaggggaggagagagaatatatagacgagaaggacgagaggggcaagacagaagacaggggcaagcaagaagacagggaagggCGGCTCGGCCTCcgagtctcctcttcttcgagaaaGCGAACCGCTGCGATTCTCGAAAACCTGCTCTCGGATTCATgcccgtctttcttctcggagagaaagaggaagatcCTCGACCCCTGGTCCCTTAGccccgagaagaagaaggccccagaggagaagaggcgcggagcgcgcgcgcgagacagcgaagcggaTCCAGGATCTGtggctctcttctcttcctcgaagaaacggagaaacctttctgtcgctgcggaaggagacagagacggcgaggcaggtggagagggagagacagagctcTGCATCTTCACCACGTCTCAGGAGAGCAGCCAGGCCccggaagaagggagaaagcgagacctcgagagagaggaaaggtcTGAGAACTCGTCTGAaggcagcgaaagagacggaTTTCCAACGAGCTGTCTTCACTTCGCCCGCGCCTTTCCGGAGTCCGGTCCtacctcgctctctcccttcgaCAGGAATGCAAACGAGAGCAATAGAACGTCTCCCCACCCTTCTTgcttgctgtctcctttcctcgccgcTCGCGCTGCAATCTCACCTCCGCCGGCGTCTCCCCAGGGTCTTCGGCCCGATCTCAGTGCAGACCTGCTGCGAGGTCACTTGAGGGGCGAAGGCCCTCCTGGAGAATGGCCCTCGTTCCCCACAAACACCTCCGGAAAAAAGCAaagcctcttctcccctgtgcccccttctccttcctcttcatcttctgcttctcttttacctcctttcttcgagaCTGTGTACGCTGTTTCGTCCTCACGCCCTCAAAATGGGCAGAGACCTCTCGCGGACGAGTCTTCGGCGGGGGTGTCTCCGGTGTCGCCGGTCTCGGAGACCACTGGGGCTCCAAAAAGGGCACAGGAGGACCTGAGGTCCTCAGGCGAGGCAGTCGCAGTCCGCAGCGGCAGGCGcaagaagcaggaggcggTCGTCGGCGCCTTGAACTCTCGCGGGGAGAAAAGCGATCGAAATGTCTCTTTGTCGGGGCTTCAAAACCCCACACAGTCCTCTGCGGCCCTGGGGAAAGCGCAACGGTATGTGCATTCCGCGTCTCAGCGAGAAGCGCTTACGCGATTCAGTCCCGACGTCGCCTCAGAGGCTTCCAGAGACTCGTCGCAcgcgttttcgctctcttggGGTTCATCTGAAGCGTCTGTCACCTTCCCCGCCGTCGACCGCGGGCCTCAGgatgcctctgtctctgctctcccggCTGCTGCGCGTTTCTGCCCTCCGTCGGCCctcagagaaggcgaagggaaGCTGGAGCTCCAGAAAAGTCTCTCTTTGACCGAAGGAGCGAGGGCGTTGAAAAAAGGCGCAAAGGGGTGCATGGACTCTCTCCACGGGTCTTTCGCGTCCTCGTCTTGCGTTGGAACGAAAACACTCGCGTCCCCCTTTTCGAAAAGAGGCCCTTTTGCTTCAGAAAACCGCTTCGCCCCGCATCTGTCTCCTGgtgcctgtctccgcgagaACAACGGAGACGAGAACAGCCTCCGAGGGCCTTCCTCCGGCTCGCTGTTCGGCCTTGAAGAAGACTTcatgtctccgtttctctgtgtggGGAATCCGCCGAACTCGGCTGTCGGCCCCGAGACCGACcgcagggagaagcgaggagagaaaagtgaagaggCCAGTCAGCAGGGAGAGCGCGAGGCCGCGGCCTTTGCTGCGGAGCCTTGTTTCAAAGGCACAAGAGGCAAAAGTCGCGGCGAAGCGTTTCCAGGAGCCAtgagaacgcgaagaggcACCGCACTCCATGCTacgagaagcgaaagcagaagaaaggtcCAGGAGACTGGCGACTGGACTCTCTTTCCGGGAGCACCGTCTCCCGCAGAGGCCAGCCTGTcggggagacaggcgaagggccgcgaagccgagaggtcctcgttttttttccagaACCCAGCTGGGGAGCAGGCGTTGCCAGGGGACGCGTGCGTGCACTCAGAAAACTCGAATTCTGTCGCCGCGCGAGGAGTCgaagtcgaagaaagagctctgtctgcagcttctgcagcGGCTTCTCTGGGCTCGTCCTCAGAACGGCCTGCAGCCCATGGCACACGGAGAGACGCcaggaggacgaagacaggAGGGACGCAGAGGGGAGGCggccgaggcagagaaggcgcgaacTCTTGTCGACTCTGCAAAGCGAGACACACCCCCCAGTGGAGGTACCTGGATGGGCTACCAGTCTGCAACGCCTGCTACAtgcgagcgaggaagcgacaacAAATCGCGACGGGACAGAGGAAACcggtctcccttctcctctctggatTCACTGCTGCAGAAACTTCCAGCTCTGcagctctttcttctctctccgcgacgCTCCCTTCCGTGCGAGAAGCTCACTCGCCGCACCCAGCAGGACCGCCGAGCGCGTCTGGAAACTCCTTCCCCGAAGCGGCTTAA
- a CDS encoding type I inorganic pyrophosphatase PPase (encoded by transcript TGME49_283830~Gene product name based on ToxoDB Community Expert Annotation. PMID: 21831041.~Signal peptide predicted by SignalP 2.0 HMM (probability 0.989) with cleavage site probability 0.552 at residue 34), whose translation MAGPFSRFSRLAVLPRRSLLFAMFTCAAIPAVFTSSLRSLSSVSSLAACPALLPRPCSSPSRSSSPSPSPAGLAFCSPPVSPLSPPVSPLSPPVSPLSPLSSLCSSALFSPSSRSVSMQSAPLASSVGAASGDSVVSPLLPSCGGPRRNLFRFFASSRSESSLGAADGTKAAEKAPSAEASGDGAAGGGDVYRRLVSGTEGEKDFRVLLSKKSGERLSPWHDIPLFPNGRDARPLLFNMVVEIPKNTRRKMEMQLRLPFTPIMQDLKKDGSLREYASTLYWNYGAFPQTWEDPREPGGREVFHARGDGDPLDVVEIGSEVLPVGGVVPVKVLGALAMIDGGELDWKVLAIREGDPLFSQLNSVADVERLCRGVVPGIREWFRWYKLPTDNVVNQFGHDEAALPAADAERVVYRAHEHYLRLLSEEHEGEVEEGEALRKEDEKESHRQEARGRNVAVYIETKERPPATGEAPADARQRESETKAGEKGEHVRKQKLWLP comes from the exons ATGGCTGGtccgttttctcgtttttctcggcttGCTGTGCtccctcgtcgctctctgctcttcgccATGTTCACCTGTGCGGCTATACCCGCTGTTTTcacctcctctcttcgttctctctcctcagtgTCGAGCCTTGCAGCTTgccctgctcttctcccccgaccttgttcttctccctcgcgctcttcctccccgtctccctctcccgccggtctcgctttctgctctcctccggtctctcctctctctcctccggtctctcctctctctcctccagtctctcctctctctcctctctcgtctctctgttcctctgctctcttctctccttcttctcgctctgtctccatgCAGTCTGCGCCTctggcttcttctgtcgGCGCAGCTTCTGGGGACTCGGTCGTCTCCCCGCTGCTTCCGAGTTGCGGGGGACCGCGGAGAAACCTTTTCCGGTTTTTCGCGAGCTCGAGGTCGGAGTCTTCTCTCGGCGCTGCGGACGGAACGAAGGCAGCTGAGAAGGCGCCTTCTGCAGAGGCCTCCGGAGACGGCGCAGCGGGAGGGGGGGACGTGTACAGGCGCCTCGTCTCCGGGACTGAGGGTGAGAAGGACTTCCGAGTGCTTCTCTCGAAGAAGTCGGGAGAACGCCTCTCGCCTTGGCACGACATCCCCCTCTTCCCGAACGGCCGAGACGCAAGGCCCCTGCTGTTCAACATGGTTGTGGAGATCCCCAAAAACACTCGAAGAAAAATGGAAATGCAACTCCGTCTCCCCTTCACTCCAATCATGCAAGACCTGAAAAAAGACG GCTCTCTGCGAGAATATGCGAGCACGCTTTACTGGAATTACGGAGCGTTTCCTCAGACCTGGGAAGACCCGCGAGAGccgggagggagagaagttTTCCACGcgcgaggcgacggagacccTCTCGATGTGGTTGAGATCGGCAGTGAGGTTCTGCCGGTCGGAGGCGTCGTTCCCGTCAAG GTCCTGGGCGCTCTGGCGATGATCGACGGCGGGGAGCTGGACTGGAAAGTGCTCGCGATTCGCGAGGGCGATCCGCTTTTTTCTCAGTTGAACTCGGTCGCAGATGTCGAGCGTCTGTGCCGCGGGGTCGTTCCGGGGATTCGCGAGTGGTTTCGGTGGTACAAGTTACCGACAGACAACGTCGTCAATCAGTTCGGCCATGACGAAGCAGCCTTACCGGCAGCTGACGCCGAGCGCGTTGTCTACAGAGCCCACGAGCATTACTTGCGTCTCCTCAGCGAGGAGCATGAAGGCGAAGtagaggagggagaagcactcagaaaggaagacgaaaaagaaagtcaCCGTCAAGAAGCGCGAGGGCGAAACGTCGCGGTTTACATCGAGACTAAAGAGAGGCCCCCAGCGACCGGGGAGGCACCCGCAGACGCGCGGCAACGCGAGTCAGAAACaaaggcgggagagaaaggagaacatGTGAGGAAGCAAAAGTTGTGGCTACCgtga